The following coding sequences are from one Homalodisca vitripennis isolate AUS2020 chromosome 7, UT_GWSS_2.1, whole genome shotgun sequence window:
- the LOC124366319 gene encoding coenzyme Q-binding protein COQ10 homolog B, mitochondrial has protein sequence MSSRKNVLTISNKAFHCFCRRSTSPKVVFSEQPSDVSLSANASPVRRCENKELLPVCRTFFTFPGSQASRQRNFTGRKLVGFTMDEMYSVVSDVENYKNFVPFCKRSDVSTRTRDYLRGELEIGFPPIVESYVSHVILQQPRLVMAECKDGKLFDHLNTTWKFSPGLKNKKRSCVIDFHVDFQFKSLLHSQLAHMFFNEVVRQMESAFFEEAKRRYGEASLETIKLKVVT, from the exons atgtCCTCAAGGAAAAACGTGTTAACGATAAGTAATAAAGCCTTTCATTGTTTTTGTCGGCGAAGCACGAGTCCAAAGGTAGTGTTCAG TGAACAACCGTCAGATGTGTCGCTGTCTGCAAATGCTTCCCCCGTTAGACGTTGCGAGAACAAGGAGCTGTTGCCAGTGTGCAGGACATTCTTTACGTTTCCGGGGTCACAAGCAAGCCGCCAGAGAAATTTTACAGGTCGAAAGCTAGTCGG ATTCACCATGGATGAAATGTACAGTGTGGTCTCGGATGTGGAGAACTACAAGAACTTTGTGCCGTTCTGCAAACGCTCAGATGTATCAACGCGGACGCGTGACTACTTGCGGGGCGAACTCGAGATAGGTTTTCCTCCTATAGTAGAAAGCTACGTCTCCCACGTCATTCTCCAACAACCGCGGCTCGTCATGGCCGAATGTAAAGATGGGAAACTCTTCGACCATTTGAACACCACTTGGAAGTTCAGTCCAGGACTGAAGAACAAGAAGAGGTCGTGTGTCATCGATTTCCACGTGGACTTCCAGTTTAAATCCCTACTGCACTCCCAACTCGCACATATGTTCTTCAATGAAGTCGTCAGGCAGATGGAATCGGCATTTTTCGAAGAGGCGAAGCGTAGATACGGTGAAGCCTCGCTagaaacaataaagttaaaagttgTTACATGA